TTGATATTAGAGGAAAACTACCTATCAACTTCAACGTCCTCTTTAGAAGATACAAAAGAGAATAGGAAATTATGGTGGTCGTGGAGAAAGAATCTTGATCATCGCCTAGGTGAATTCCTTAGGTATGATTCCTTACTCCCCTCTGGCCTCGCATATATTCCTCCTCATTTATTGTCTTTACTTTAATAATTCTTAACTTGCATAAGTTCCTCGGAAAAGGAAATTCCTCGGAAAAGGAAACACATTTTTTATTctacaaatatttttatatatatattttaatgttcTAAATTCTAATTTTATAGGCTTAGTTGTGGTAATGATTACCTTGTTCCACAAATGATAGTgtagaataatataaaaaaatcgtTGCAAGCGCTAACTCTGAGAAAGAATACACAATGCACACTGGTTCTTACCTTGTTACGTGTGTCAGGAAAGTAGAGGATATATGGTTGGGACCCTGGAAATATTTACTTCTTGGGGAGCGCTCTAGCTGCAAGCACCTAGAGTCTGTACAAAAGAAGCTGACTCGGTATCTGAAATCCAAATGCAAATTGGATGTAAATGAGAGTCTTCTTAAAGTTATTCTTGGGGCTCCTAGCGATGCCTTTGATGAAGAAGGATTCACTTCACAGCTATATTTGAGTAAGGCTTGCTACATTGGTAGAATTGGTTGTTGTGAGAAACTGTCTAGTTTGGCCTTGGAACAAATATGTGAAGCAGTGAAGGAACTTGAAAGTGATGACTTTATGGATCGTCAACCAATAGTGTTAATACTTGATTCTGATGTGCAGGTGAGTATTTGAGTTTTTAAAAATTGAATCATGCTTTTTCCACAAATTCTTCACTACTTACATGGTTAAGGTCTTGCGTAGATGAAATGAATAATAAGAGAATTAAATGAACTAGtttctattattttctttcaTCGTGAATAGGAATATGTAGATGGCTTGCTATAATTATTTTTGTAGTCCCCCAAGTTACTCTAACGTTGGGTAGACTTGTTAATGATATTTTTCATCTTGTTAAAACTATTCTGATTGACTATTCATGATTTATCATCTGTGGTTCTCTTATCTGTGCAAGTAAATTGAAATGCTTCTAAGATATATTTTTCTCTTCTGTACCAATGTAGTTCTATGCATCCAAAGAGTGTTTTAGCTTTTAGTAAATATTCATGACACGGGTTTTTGTTTCTTGTTTCATCATTTGTTCTGTTATTCATGCTAGTAAGTTGCTTAAGAAATATTCTTCTCCTTCCCTAGCAATGTAGTTCTAAGCATTTTCTAGAAAATTTGCTTTTACAACCCAGTCACTATTATTTTAgtttattagtattattattatatttatgtttttcctGATAACTTACTGGCTAACGACCACTCAGATGCTTCCATGGGAGAATATTCCGATACTAAGAACCCAAGAGGTTTATCGCATGCCTTCTATTTGGAGTATCTCTGCAAGGCTAGATAAAAGCTATCACGACCAAGTTAGAAGCTTCCCCTTCATAGATCCCTTGGATGCATTTTATCTATTAAACCCTGATGGTGATCTTAGCTGCACACAAAATGAATTTGAGAATTGGTTTAAAGATCAACAGTTGGAGGTAAATTTCTTTTCCTGTCTTCTTATTTAGGAAAATCATAAACAATCACTTAAATTAAATTTGATGCAATAATGAATCATTGCATGTCAATTGACCACACAGGGGCAGGCTGGCGTCGCACCCACTGCTGAAGAATTAGCTGTGGCATTGAAAAGTCATGACCTCTTTATATATTTCGGGCATGGAAGTGGTATGGTTGCTTAACTTATTAATCATAGTTGCTTGATTATATCTTTTCAATGTATTCCTTGAGTGGCCATAATTTTGAACCATTAAATCACGTAAAAGTACTTATGGTTGTACAGGAGCACAATATATTCCAAGGCATGAAATTCAGAAGCTGGAAAACTGTGCTGCAACTCTCCTGATGGGTTGCAGTAGTGGCTCGCTGACACTGAACGGCTGTTATGTACCCCATGGTACACCATTATCCTATCTGCTAGCTGGTTCTCCTGCGATAATTGCCAATCTATGGGATGTCACAGATAAGGATATTGATCGATTTGGAAAGGCCATGCTCGATGCCTGGTTGAAAGAAAGACTTGGTACCTCTTCGGGTTGTGATAAATGCAATGTATTATCAGAAGAGCTTGAAGCTTTGAGCTTGAAGGGTAAAGGCAATGCTAAAAGGAAAATCTCAAAGAAAAAATTGGCCGAAGCTAGCGAGCTAGATCTTGCCATGGATTGTTGTTATCATAGACCGAAGATTGGATCTTTCATGGGTCAAGCTCGTCAAGCATGTACATTACCTTTCTTAATTGGAGCATCACCTGTATGCTATGGGGTTCCAACAGGTATACGGAATAAGAAGGATTTATAGTATCATGCaaaaatggagtttttttttaaaccctttttggctagcctaGGATTGTTGTTTTTTATTCTAGCTTCATCACTCATAGTTTATCAAAATTAAATTGCAAACTGAAAGTTCAAAAGAGCCTTAACCATAATTAATAAGATCAACATCTAGGTATGAACATAGGAAACACCATGTGGCGCCGTCAAACTTTGTACCTTTGTAGAAATTTGCTTGCCATTATTAGCCCCGAGCCTTTATTTGGCTCTATACCATCATGTAAATGCTACCCATTTTTCTCATGGGTTGAGTATTCAATTTATATTGTAAATGTAAAGACAACTATATAATACATCGAAATTATATTTTCTATCTCTTGCTTAGCTTGAAATTGTCTGTTTAATTGTAAAATGATGGAACAGTGACGCTACAACAATATTTGCACGATCAATAGACTTTACTTTTTGCGTATGAAATTCCATTGAAGTATCATATGTAGATTTTAACGTGTTTGATATTAGAGCAAGGGTTTCATTTAGTAGCTGAAGAATAAAACTCAGGAAGAACAAAGGTTTCATTTTGCATGTTCATGTATTATGATTCTATTGTCAAGCAATATATTCGCACTaacgtttttttttaattttttttaaatggttatttTATTCAAGTAACGTATAAGTTACTACAATATGAAATTACACTCAACTAGGTTGAGTAAGAAACACCCCCCTGACCTGGATATTTCagcttctttttttttaatagcCCCAATCTGGGTTGTAAGTTTAAAACATGAAAGATGTTGAGTGAGAAAATTTCATACATGATACTTTTATAGCAATGTACAATACCGTTTAATATTTGAAAGATAATTGGCATCAATCTTAGTTGAATTACAAATTGTTAAAGCATATCTATGAATCTTTCATTCAAACAAGGCATGAATTCATAGAATTCCCTCAATTACAAATTGTTAAAGCATATCTATGAACCTTTCATTCAAACAAGGCATGAATGATACATAGAATTCCCTGCATTATACAGGAAAAGGAATTAAGAATAACACAATTGCACATGGATGATTATCCAGTGAATCTCACATTCACTGTGAGGTGGAAGTAAATGAAATGTACGATTACAGAGGTAAATTTAATACACAGATCTGCTAAATCATTTTAACAGAGGAGGATGCAAGGTCAACAAGAAAAAAATACAGTAAAAAAATGTATCATACATAAACAGAGGGAAAGTTAATCAGCCATATCCCAGTTTCTCTTTCTCCCCAGCAATTCAAATGAGAATCAACCCCTCGTGATGTGAGAAATTAAATCCTTTTTAGTTTATTCTTCTTTTATGTGTCTCCTAAAATTTATGTACCTACGAAAGTTTTCCCATTTTGCCCCTCCgtttaccaatttttttttttggtaatcaTCTTAACCCACCATTTACGTCTCTTCGTCTACGTCTCCTACCGGAACGTCCCAATATTACCCTTCCTTGTCGTTGGAGGCGGCTGGCCAACGACatatcaccaccaccaccaccaccaccaccaccaccttcaTCATTACTGTCCACATTATCATCATCTTGATCAGAGGATTCCGCACCACCTACAGGAGTTGAATGCCGAATGCCAACAGCATTGCCATTTACTGTCTCATGGTAGGGCAGTCGAGGCTGAGGCATTCTTCTATTGAATTCATCCCCACCTGACGGCCCAAATGCATGCAGTAAAAGAAAGACATTCACAAGATTACTGTCGAAACCCATCTCATAACCCTCGTTCCTTTCTGCAGCACCTGCATCTAAACCACCCTCTTCATCTGAATCAAATCCATAATTGTTTCCTTCAATTACATAGTCCCCAAAAAACATTGCCCCTGGCATGGTTGATGTTATGGTGCTCATCACATCATTCCGCTCCCGCTCCCGCTCAAGTCTTCTCCATTTCTGCTCCAGAACAGGATCCACTTCACGCGGTCGTGCAGAAGGGTGTTCTGCTCTGACATGCCTTCTCAGCTCCTTGTAGTTACCAAGGAATGAGCAATCATCCTGCATACAGCTTCTCTGTTTGGCATTAAAGTAATCTCGTGCAGGTTCAACGACAGTCCATCCCTTCACTTGACCCCTGCAAAGGGGACAAGCAAGCTCTGTGACTTCACTGTTCTCAATACCCGAGCTAGAATCTTGTATTACAATCGGATTATCAACAGAGCCATGCACACTTTGCCCATTATTAGACGATATAACTTTAGTGTAAGCTTTCTTGTATTGATCAAGACAGTTAGAATATCGGCAGCTAGTCCCACACATGTAAGGTCGGCAACCCTTGTCGTGAGAAGAACAGAGGAGAAGGACAGCATTGTGAGGATACTCCATGCATACAGAACATGTTACATCTTCCCAATCTTTTTTCTCTATAATTTTGGAACAATTCTTAGGGGGAAATTCCTCCATGATATCCTGATCAAAGCGCAAATGGTAGGGAGCTGATCTGTATTGTCGTGAACTGATCCTTTGACGTCCCCTGCTACCTTTTGCCATTTACAACCTAAACTTGAAACAATAATGTGGAGTCCATCAGCAACACAGTTTAATAAGTTGCGGGAATAGACAAAAATATGCAATCAGAAATACACACAAGAAATATATTTGGGAGTTATACCAAATTGATCAAACTCGATAGAGGAAaataaaatatagatattttctttcaaaaagaaaaaaaaatagcataTACTTTTTCAGAGGAGCAGGGAGAGAGAGATTACAGTAAGTACGTAAAATAACCACCCATGCACACATACAAACAAAAGAAGAAGGCATTTAACATTAGAAAAAATGGGAGAGAGATGTACACACACACAAACAAAGGAAAAAGGTATTCAAATTGTGGAAACAAGAGACAAATTTCAAAAAACGTTCAGTGACTATCACCTCTGTTACTGTAAAAATGTAAATGCATAATAATGCACTTATTTGAATGAATGGATCCAAGGCAAGATAACTGCCTATCGAGACAATAGATAGGAAGCCTAAAACATATTAAACTCGAGAACTTATGCAACTATCTAATCTCTAATATCCTCCTAATTCCACTGCTACAAAAACCAAATCAGATACATAAAGGGATCATCTGAAAATATTCCAAATTACTCGTGTGAAGTTTGactgcacttgctaatttggtgTATCCTAAGGAAGACATACCATTACAAATAGGATTCTAGAAACCTCTAGGCACAGAAAAGACTGTAAAAATTTATCAAATCAAATCAGTTCAGAAATTCACAATGGAGCAACATTACAAGATGAAATGCACATAAACCTCTAAGATTTTTCTCTACTCAAAATATATATGGATACAAATCCATTAAATAAAGAAGTTGAACTTTTATAGACGAACTACCAACTTAGTACTCtaactgaaagaaaaaaaatccctCCCATGCTTACCTGACGATATCCACTGAGCAAACGTCTTCATATAGCTGAAGAGATATGGAAACAACTTATGCCCATTGAAACCATCCCAAAAGGATGTTGTTCCCATCACCATAAAATATAGAAGCAACCTTGATCGACAAATAGAAAAAAAGAAATAAGGGCTGTGTCCTATTGACTCAAATTAGGATGCAACAACTCTGCTAGATTTCTTAGTCCTACTAGAGAATTTCTTAAATAGCAAGAGGAAtacttttaaaataataataataaaaccctACTCACCAACTAATACCCGGACAAAAGGCAAACCAAATTTAAAATGAGTCCcaaaaaaatacaattaataaATACTAAGTTTAAGAATTTAAAAATGTTTTAGCAATGAACCTTCACATGTAAAAACATTTTATTTTTGACCACCAAGGCAAGAGAACAGCAGTACAATGAACCAAATGCACTTTATTACAACGTAAAATTTCAATTTAACTTACAAAAGGCGACTATATCTATCTCAAAAGATTCTAAGGGAAGAACCGTAATGAGACAAAATCAACACCaactgtcagagaaagaaaaagtttCCAATACACACAACAAATAGTCCTATCGAAAAAATTgtcaaaaaaaaatccaaaattaaattttaaattatatagaCAAATCTGTCATGAATAACAGCAGAGATCCATCTATCAAATCAACCACAATTGTTTGAAATTTTACAGCAATCATATCCTGATCTCTCAAATCCATAATTTCCATAAACCAAAGCTGGTGAGACTCGCACAAAATTACAGTTTTTGAAACATACTATTTTATACGGCTCCACATATGCTTATGAAAGACTACAACTTggaggaaaaaaaaaactagaagaaCAGACTCTGATACGTCCGTAGGCTACATACTTTGACTTTTGAGTATAAAGATCCAAGTACCGGGATGAGTCATCTGAAGCATTTCTTTGTCCCTCTCTTCTTCTATGTCCACCGTTTTAACATTCATTCGTAAATGCCTTCTTTCAGTTACACTTTGACCCAAAACCAGTCCTTTTTATTCTACTTGGTTTACGGGAAGACCCTAAATTTACAATATGCTTCCTTTATATCCTAAATCAATTAGAATTGCATTAATTATGCACAATAAAAAGGGTTTTCCCCTTATTCCTAAGATCTTATATTCTTATGAGATCACCAACTGAATTATCAGAGAAATAAAAATCCCAATACAGTAAATCAAAGAAGTCCTTGCACTGTGCTAAAGAAATGGTCAAGAGAGAAACATTGACAAGTCAGGGAATTGTGCAAAAAGAAATTATCCGATACCAAATCACATAATTCATACCCATAGCAAGACATTTCTGGCAAAATTAAGATAATTGCGATAGATCCCAAAATCAGAATTCGAAAATTAGAACCAAAATTCCTAACCTGCCTCGTAATTTGAGCGAATCTGGATCCAGAAATGAGTTAGTTGGAGAAAGCAAAGTGCATCTGAAATGAAATCCACAAGAATGGGATATGGTGTAAGActtgcttatatatatatatacagagaaTGATAAAGAATCTGAGaaagaaagataaaaaaaacGGAAATGAAAGGAATCACGCAATAAGACAGAtagtaattaatttaatattataatcACAAGTGAGGCTACGCACATGGCCTAGGCCATCCTAAGCAACCGATGATCCAttaaactttaatttttttttttaaaaagttacgAAATAAGAGAGAGGGGGAAAGAGATAAAGTAAATCCTGAAAAAAGCTTCAAATTCAGCAATGGAGGAAGTTTCACCAGCGAAAAAAGTACAGATTTGAGAATTCTCCTTTATCGATTCCTAAgcgattaaattaaatttaaaaaaaaaaaagaagagagagaaaagtGTGGGAATAAATTCGAAATGATAAAGACCTTATTTTCCTTTTCTAATTTCTTTCCCCCCTTCAAATTCTCGGAAACCAAACAGTACCGCAAAGAAAAAAGAACCAAAATGACGATTAGCAGAAAGAAAGAAACTCcatttttgaaaagaaaaaacacAACAGAGAAAGAAAAGCAAGGGTTTCCCAGGCCCCAAAcgaaagatatatatatttagagagagagagagagaggggagggagagagagaagcaTGTGAATCGAAGGTGGGAGATGAGTCGAACTCACTGGAAATAATCCTTCGTGTTCGCGAAAAttaagagatagagagagagaagctgcccttgagagagagagagagagaagaggctTTGGTTGTGTGTGAGTTTCGGAGAGTTCGAGTGATTTCTAAGCCAACTCAATTCAACTCGCTGAGTTTGACGATTTTGGACAAAGAGGAGAAGAGGAGAGATGAGAAACGTGGGGCCTCAAAATGCTTAAACGGGAATATCTCACGCGCCAGGCATGGAGCGTGTTTGAGACGCTCCATTTGGTTAACTAACTTAATTAAATGGTTGAGATGAGATGAGATTTGAAGTTGAACTGACTGAGGCTGAGCTGAGCCTGAGCACGAGCCTGTCACGTATAAATTATGATCTGCCGTCGTGTCCTCTGTCACTCACCACACCACACCATATGCCGTTTTGTGAGAGTTTTAGTGCCTCATATCATATCCAATCTTTGAGATtggaattttaatttttttttcaaatgatgTTATATGATATTTGGTTCAAGGAAATGAAATTAGAATTGtaataaaaattacaattatatgAAATAAGAATGGTAATaagaataatattttattatttggtGTGAGGATGGATGAGTGGTATGTTAACAAAAATATCCTAACTTTTATAATACATAAATCTGTTTtggattaaaaaaaattgattaggAGGTGTAAAACAAGAAAAGTTGAAGTGCGTGGataaataaaaatatgagaaggaaggagatattaatagatacaaaataaataaaaaatcatactTCAACTGATACATTCTTAGGCACGTCCATACATAACttatatataaaaacaatatGTGAATATTTACtcagttttatttatagaatttattaattatttttattaaatttatattaatatcatataaattttaaataaatattatattttaattaaataatttatttatttttatttaagtttatgtttgttttagtttttaaattttggagTAACAATAagtgattatatattatatgtttaatgtaatattaaatattataagttgattttaaatttaagtttcttgctagtttttttaaaaaagcaatttgttgctaattcacaatagattatattatatgtttaatatgatattattctaataagtgagtttaagtttaattaaattttatttaagttataaaatatatgattttattatttttaaataattatcattgtaaaatatctccaaaatattatattttaatttgtttaaatatttattatttttaaataattattattgtaaaatatctcaaaaatattctattttaatttttttaattatttattttattttatttaagtttaagtatttacaaactaacgttaaatataagaatattcagttaaagttaacattaaaaaaaaaaaccgttaaaaccaaaaatttccgtcatctacacacttattatatagaagatatatatataatgaacTTCATTGATAAAATATATAATGTCATATAACTTAGAGATTAAGGCCCGATTGGTTTGTGATTGAAAAACTCTATTTTCAAAAAGTGTgtttctaaaataaaattttgaatttatagtctgaaaacatatttttgaaaatgtgattgttTCATTATCTAAAaattgtttttgagttttaaaaaattgaatatgtaatTGGTAGGGAAtctcaaaatataaaaaattgataaatttatAGGATTTTAAGATATAATGATTTGGAATCAGAGAAAACATGATTTTCTTGTTTTTGATTTTAGAACACAAAATTAAAATActgatttaaattttattttcaaaaccatcTCACCAACCAATTATTTTTGTAGGTCACactgttttcaagttttaaaaatgataaaatgagattcGGATATTATATCAATCAGACCCTTACATCCCGAAGGAAATCAAGGAAGTCATCTAACCAAACAAGTTGTTGATCCATCATAAGAGCATACACAACTAATCTATGAGCAGTCATATTAGCTGAACAACAAACATGAATTAGGAATATacgatatttgcggcgaaaatacctaAGTTCTTCACTTTATAATACTTAAATACTcaagtcttttttattttttgcgGCTAAAATACCTAACGTCACACTTTCTTGGCATCCGTAGGTATCTAGCCGTTAAGTATCAGGTAAGCACCTACGTGGTAGCTTCCGATTAGTCTAAgtgaatatttttttattttttaattaaaaaattcatttatatatttaaaaattaaataaaaatctaataaaaacttaaaaatgatttaaatttcatattttaattaaattaaaattaaatattattaattaaaatccctaaaaataaaaatctaactaaaaataaaacaaaaatctgattaataactaattaaaactaaaacattatcaaaattaaaataaatttaaaacaatTAAGAACTAAAGAAGACATTGTTTCCAAGATTTGCAAACCCAAGTTGATAAGATCTAAAACCTAGATTTACAAGATCCAAACTAACCCAAATCTAAGAACAATTACAAAGTCTGTATTcccaaatcataaaaaaattaacatttcaatccaatctcataatcaaaacaaatttCAAAATCCATACAAACATTCAAATAATTCAGATCTCAAACAATTCAAATCCATACAAATATTCAAACATTCATTCAAAACTGATCTCAAAATTTGTACAAACAACATTacaaaatcaatcaaacattaccCAAATATGAAGAAATCCACAATTCCGAAGCAACTCAGTAGCGAAGCCATCCATGCCTCTGTCTCGACGAAGCCCCAGATCTCCACGAAGACGAAGCCCTAGATCTCCACGAAGCCCCAGATTTCGAAGAAGCCAAGTTCGCATCCATGCCTCTGTCGTGAAGCTTCGCACTGAAGCCACCCTTGAAGATCCGCCCTGTTGAACAGAAGAACAAAAATTGGGAGATGCCCAGCCTCCCTCAATCGTTGGAGCCCAACCACAACCACTTCTCAGTCTCTGTTTCAGCCCCATGTCGAAGAGGCGCACAAGGAACCATCAGTCCCAACCCATTCCATCGTCGCCTCCCCATCTGAGCCGCGTGACAACCTTCTCAGTCCAGCTgcaaggaaaaaaagaaagaagaagaagaagaagaagaagaagaagaagaagaagagtttttttttttttttttttaattttaatctattttaaatttaatttgtttttattagttttaatgaTTTGGTTATTGTAGTTTAATATGTGTTTGGTTTTTTAAgttaattaaaattagtatttttttatattttaaatatttaaatgaatttcttaattaaaaattaaataataaataatgtggCCCAATTAGAAGTTTCCACGTAGGTGCTTACTTGACACTTAACGACCAAATACCTACAGATACCAAGAAAGCGTGACGTTAGGTATTTtagttgcaaaaaaaaaaaaaaaaaagacttgggtatttaagtgttataaagtgaagaACTTAAATATTTTTGCCACAAATATCCCTTAGGAATACTTttagaaatctggataacatactTGCTATATATTCTAATAAAGACCCAAGATCGTTGAAGAATGGATGTCTTTTGTGAAAAGCAGTTTCTGCTGCTAGACAATCTGTCTTAACAATATGAATTAAAAAAAGTCCTAACAATAGAAGGCAATCCAATGCAATCATCAAAGCCACACATTCAACTTGGGTAACTGAAAAACAtcctaaaaaaataaataaaaacaaagaaacaaaCTAACATTAGGGATAATAGTTAAGGATTGGAATGATTGCTTCTTTAAATAATGAAATGTCGATTGTGGAGGAACTGGTTTTTCA
The Humulus lupulus chromosome 6, drHumLupu1.1, whole genome shotgun sequence DNA segment above includes these coding regions:
- the LOC133782076 gene encoding uncharacterized protein LOC133782076, producing the protein MAKGSRGRQRISSRQYRSAPYHLRFDQDIMEEFPPKNCSKIIEKKDWEDVTCSVCMEYPHNAVLLLCSSHDKGCRPYMCGTSCRYSNCLDQYKKAYTKVISSNNGQSVHGSVDNPIVIQDSSSGIENSEVTELACPLCRGQVKGWTVVEPARDYFNAKQRSCMQDDCSFLGNYKELRRHVRAEHPSARPREVDPVLEQKWRRLERERERNDVMSTITSTMPGAMFFGDYVIEGNNYGFDSDEEGGLDAGAAERNEGYEMGFDSNLVNVFLLLHAFGPSGGDEFNRRMPQPRLPYHETVNGNAVGIRHSTPVGGAESSDQDDDNVDSNDEGGGGGGGGGGDMSLASRLQRQGRVILGRSGRRRRRRDVNGGLR